The Flavobacteriaceae bacterium 3519-10 genome includes a window with the following:
- a CDS encoding 5'-nucleotidase produces MQKQIFISMKHKFLLLVPALLLISACRTPLSIVQTETQKNISINADLPEDQRLKSVIEPYKKEVEAKMNTRISHTSVDLNKQGDNSNLGNLLADYTFEGADKWAKDNGIPGGVDAVVINIGGIRSTIGAGDILTRHVFEVMPFENEVIIVKMKGSDLSGLFDYYLKTQTNNPVSRLYIETDNGNLTKQLINGKEVVPTQFYYIATSDYLALGGDNMAFFGKGEMISTGIKLRELFLEKFKADPEIVPPVDIRLNFKNKKNRTNG; encoded by the coding sequence TTGCAAAAACAGATATTTATCTCCATGAAACATAAATTCCTGCTGCTTGTTCCGGCCCTTTTGCTTATTTCAGCATGCAGAACGCCGCTTTCAATAGTGCAGACCGAGACGCAAAAGAACATTTCTATTAACGCAGATTTGCCGGAAGACCAGCGCCTCAAAAGCGTTATCGAACCTTATAAAAAGGAGGTCGAAGCCAAGATGAATACCAGGATTTCCCACACGTCGGTGGATCTTAACAAGCAGGGCGACAACAGTAATTTGGGTAATCTGCTTGCCGACTATACTTTCGAAGGCGCGGATAAATGGGCGAAAGATAATGGCATACCTGGCGGCGTGGATGCGGTGGTGATCAATATTGGCGGAATCCGCTCTACAATTGGCGCCGGAGATATTCTTACTAGGCATGTTTTTGAAGTGATGCCGTTCGAAAATGAAGTAATTATCGTCAAAATGAAAGGTTCGGATTTGAGTGGGCTTTTCGATTATTATCTTAAGACTCAAACAAACAATCCGGTTTCCCGGCTGTATATCGAAACCGATAATGGCAACCTTACAAAGCAGCTGATAAATGGAAAAGAAGTGGTGCCGACGCAGTTTTACTACATCGCAACTTCAGATTATCTGGCTTTAGGCGGCGATAATATGGCGTTTTTTGGTAAAGGAGAAATGATTTCTACCGGCATTAAACTCCGGGAACTTTTCCTCGAAAAATTTAAGGCAGATCCCGAAATCGTGCCGCCTGTGGATATCCGATTAAATTTTAAAAACAAAAAAAACAGAACCAATGGATAG
- a CDS encoding 5'-nucleotidase, translating to MDRKKFLKTIGGGSLALTLAPNILLAENLNLLSSSDKKLTILHTNDQHSRIEPFDSTYSKNPNQGGFARRAALIQKIREQDKNVLLLDSGDVFQGTPYFNFYGGELEFKLMSMMGYEASTMGNHEFDNGLEGFKKALPSAKFPFICSNYDFENTVLEGQTVPYKIINKNGIRVGIFGLGIELAGLVGKKSYGETKYLDPVEIAQHYSDLLRKEKKCDLVVCLSHLGYDFRDYPTKVSDKILAAKTDGIDLILGGHTHTFLPEPQKMKNVSDQTVLVNQVGWAGLLLGRIDFYFDKNKAVKNISWHNQVIDDTILV from the coding sequence ATGGATAGAAAGAAATTTCTTAAAACAATTGGTGGCGGTTCGTTAGCACTCACTTTGGCACCGAACATTCTGCTGGCTGAAAACCTGAATCTGCTGAGCAGCAGCGATAAAAAACTTACGATACTTCATACCAACGACCAGCACAGCCGAATTGAACCTTTCGATTCAACCTACAGCAAAAACCCTAATCAGGGTGGTTTCGCGAGGCGTGCGGCATTGATACAAAAGATTAGGGAGCAGGATAAAAATGTGCTGCTTCTCGATTCGGGAGATGTTTTTCAGGGAACGCCTTATTTTAATTTCTATGGTGGCGAACTGGAATTTAAACTGATGTCGATGATGGGTTATGAAGCGTCTACGATGGGAAATCACGAGTTCGATAATGGTCTCGAAGGTTTTAAGAAAGCTTTGCCAAGTGCTAAGTTTCCGTTTATTTGCTCTAATTACGATTTCGAAAATACCGTTCTTGAAGGACAGACTGTACCGTATAAAATCATTAATAAAAATGGCATCCGTGTCGGGATTTTCGGCCTCGGCATTGAACTCGCCGGTCTCGTAGGCAAAAAGAGTTACGGTGAAACAAAATATCTGGATCCTGTTGAGATCGCCCAGCATTATTCGGATCTCCTCAGAAAAGAGAAAAAATGTGATCTGGTTGTTTGTCTTTCGCATCTTGGATACGATTTCCGCGATTATCCGACGAAAGTTTCAGATAAGATCCTCGCGGCCAAAACCGATGGCATCGACCTGATTTTGGGTGGACACACGCATACTTTTCTGCCGGAACCACAAAAAATGAAAAACGTATCAGATCAGACCGTTCTTGTGAATCAGGTGGGTTGGGCCGGACTTCTTTTGGGAAGAATTGACTTTTATTTTGACAAAAACAAAGCAGTTAAAAATATTTCGTGGCATAACCAAGTTATAGATGATACGATCTTGGTTTAA